CAACGCGTCGGTTGATGGGGTAGGACTGGCCCTCGGCGTCCTGCATCGGGCGCACGCCCTCGGGGCTGGCTGCTTCTCCGAGCAGGTGGAAGCTCATCTTCGCGGTCGAACCCAGCAGCGCGCGCAGCTGCGCAGGGTCCTGCAGGCCGGGCAACTGCACCAGGATGCGGTTGGGCCCGACCCGCTGGATGGTGGGCTCGGACACGCCAACCTGGTCGACGCGCTTGCGGATGACCTCCAGGCTCTGTTCCACCGCACGGTCGATGGCGATCTTCCGGCCCTCTTCGGTGAAGGTGAGCCCGAGGCCGCTTGAGCCCTGGGGGCGTACGTCGAGGTCGGGGCGACCCGATGGGCCGGGCCTGACGAGGCTGTCCAGCTGGTCTTGCGCGCGCGTCAGGTCGGACGGGTCGCGCAGTTCGACGCTCAGGCCTTGCTGGTGGATGTTCAGGGCACGGATCGGCAGCGAGGCCTCGCGCAGGACACGACGCGTGTCGTCGGCCAGCGATCGCGCGCGGTCGTCGAGCAAGGCTGCGCCATCGACCTCGAGCACCAGGTGCGAGCCACCGCGCAGATCGAGTCCCAGGGCTAAGGGGCGGTCGGGCAGGAAGGCCGGCCAGCGTTCCAGCACGGAAGAAGGCAGCACGTTCGGCAGGGCGAACAGCAAGCCGCAGAGGATGATGGCCAGGTAACTGGCCACCCGGTAAGGGGAGTTCTTCATGGACGAAACCGGAAGGGCGAGCACCGGGCGCTGCCTGGTACTCGCCAACTGACGTTGAGAGCGGGTGGCGCGCCAGTGGCACGCCGACGTCAGGCCTCGGAGGGAGGGCCCCGGCAACCCGACGAACGCGGGCAGGCCCGGTAGATCCCGGGATCAGGAGCGGGCGCCGTGCCGGCGTCATCGCTGGCCGGCGGAGGTCTCGTGTCGCTGGGTGGCGGTGCTGCGCTGGGTGTATCGGTCCCGCCGGGGGCGGGCTGCCAGGCCTGGGCTAGCCAGTCCGTCTGCGACACCGCCAGGTCGCGGCGCAAACCCCGCAGCGTTGCCACACAGCCCGTGGGCCGCTGCAGCGCGAGCTGGCCAGCTTCGAGGGCTCCGACGAGTGCACCATCGGCGGGCGCCGGTGACGCCGTCGCCGGCCTGCTGGCAAGCGCCAATCCCAGGCCCAGAACGACCGTGATCCAAAGCGCACGAAACCAGCTCATGCCGCGGATTCTCCAGCAGGCCAGGGCCCGACCATCCTGCGCCTGGACGAAGAGTCCCCGAGCCTGCCGCATTTCGGCCAGGCAAGCCTGTCATCAGACGGACCCGCACTCCCGCTTTCAGGGACCGGCATCCGGAAGCTGAGTGCTGCCCGGACCAGTCGTCTCGGGCAGCACCTCCATCTCCATAAGGTCAAGGGACCGGGGCATCCACGGCACCACGGCGGGTCTTCCACAGCGAGAACAGCACACCGCCCGCCAGCAGGCCCGCCGTCACCGACAGGCTCAGCGCGGCCGGCACCTTGCCGTCGAACAGCCAGTCACCCAGGAAGATCTTGGCGCCGATGAAGATGAGCACGATGGACAACGCGTACTTCAGGTAGTGGAAGCGGTGCACCACGGCGGCCAGCGCGAAGTACAGCGCGCGCAGGCCCAGGATGGCGAAGATGTTGCTCGTGTAGACGATGAAGGCGTCGGGTGTGATGGCGAAGATGGCCGGCACGGAGTCGATCGCGAACACCAGGTCGGCGATCTCCACCAGCACGAGGCACAGGAAGAGGGGTGTGGCCCAAAGCACGACCTTGCCGGTCTTGGGGTCGGGCTGGCGGACCCAGAAGCGCTGGCCATGCAGCTGCTCGGTCACGCGCAGGCGCTTGCGCAGGAACTTCAGCACCGGGTTGTTCTCGATGTCCGGCTTGCTGTCCATCATCACGATCATCTTGATGCCGGTGGCAATCAGGATGACGGCGAAGATGTACATGACCCACGAGAACTCCGCCACCAGCGCGGCGCCCAGGCCGATCATGATGGCGCGCAGCACGATCACGCCCAGGATGCCCCAGAACAGCACGCGGTGCTGGTACTCGCGCGGCACTGCGAAGTACGTGAAGATCATCGAGATGATGAACACGTTGTCCAGGGCCAGTGTCTTCTCCACCAGATAGCCGGTGATGTACAGCTGCACGGCCGTCCAGGCGCGTTCGCCGGCCGAGGCGGCCTCGGCGATCTGTGGGTCGATCGAGCTGGTGCCGGAGTAGGTGTGGTAGATCCAGTACACGGCGCCGGCCCAGGCCAGGCCCAGGCCGATGTACAGCGCCGACATGTTCAGGCTCTCGCGCACGCCGATCTCGTGCACCTCGCGGTTCATGATGCCGAGGTCGAAGGCCAGGATGGCCAGGACAACGGCGATGAACGCCAGCCATATCCAGGCCGGCATGCCCAGCCAGAGGGTGAAGAGAAATTCCATGGGGAAGCGGCCTTTCAGGGCCGCGCGAGGGCGGCGAAGCGCGAATCATCGGCAGTGCGACGCTGCGGTCCAAGCAGGGCTTGTGTGACACTGACTTCGGTTTTTCCGAACCCAGCAGCTGGAGGGGTCTTGGTGGATCAGATCAGTTACCGCCATCTGCACTACTTTTGGGTGGTGGCCAAGGAAGGCGGGTTCGCGCGCGCGGCGGCGCGGCTGGACATGGCGGTGCAGACCGTCAGCGCGCAGGTGCGCGAGCTCGAGCGTGCGCTGGGCCACCAGCTGCTCAAGCCCACGGGGCGCTGCGTCGTGCTCACCGAAGCGGGCGAGGCCGCGTTCGCCCGCGCCGAGGACATCTTCCGCATCGGCCAGGCGCTGCCCGCGGCCGTGCGCGACGCCGCCAGCCTGCGCACGGTGCGGCTGGCCGTGGGGTTGTCGGACGGCATCTCGAAGCTCGCCGCGCACGCCTTGCTCGGGCCGGTGCTGTCCACGCCCCACCTGCGGCTGCTGTGCCACGACGGAGAGTTCGAGCACCTGCAGGCCGAGCTGGCGATGCACCACCTGGACCTGGTGCTCGCCGGTCAGCCCGCGCCACCCAACCCGACGCTGCGCTTGTCGAGCGAGCGGCTGGCCTCGGCCCCGGTGGACTGGTACGGCCCCGCCTCGCTGCTGCGGCGCGTCGACGCCCGGCACTTTCCGGACTGCCTGGCCGAGCTGCCGGTGCTGC
The genomic region above belongs to Ideonella sp. WA131b and contains:
- a CDS encoding TerC family protein — encoded protein: MEFLFTLWLGMPAWIWLAFIAVVLAILAFDLGIMNREVHEIGVRESLNMSALYIGLGLAWAGAVYWIYHTYSGTSSIDPQIAEAASAGERAWTAVQLYITGYLVEKTLALDNVFIISMIFTYFAVPREYQHRVLFWGILGVIVLRAIMIGLGAALVAEFSWVMYIFAVILIATGIKMIVMMDSKPDIENNPVLKFLRKRLRVTEQLHGQRFWVRQPDPKTGKVVLWATPLFLCLVLVEIADLVFAIDSVPAIFAITPDAFIVYTSNIFAILGLRALYFALAAVVHRFHYLKYALSIVLIFIGAKIFLGDWLFDGKVPAALSLSVTAGLLAGGVLFSLWKTRRGAVDAPVP
- a CDS encoding LysR family transcriptional regulator — translated: MTSVFPNPAAGGVLVDQISYRHLHYFWVVAKEGGFARAAARLDMAVQTVSAQVRELERALGHQLLKPTGRCVVLTEAGEAAFARAEDIFRIGQALPAAVRDAASLRTVRLAVGLSDGISKLAAHALLGPVLSTPHLRLLCHDGEFEHLQAELAMHHLDLVLAGQPAPPNPTLRLSSERLASAPVDWYGPASLLRRVDARHFPDCLAELPVLLPTAHAALRGAIERWFDQHGLQPRVTGEFEDSALMAVFAAQGLGVFPVSRLGMQDLRLLRDLRLLGRSDEVREDIYAIRSRRGLHHPLVRRVVEAAG